From one Simplicispira suum genomic stretch:
- a CDS encoding AraC family transcriptional regulator, whose translation MGPAPATVRAETPAAFVRAIAHAYALRGLDPAQALAQAQIAPALLARPDGRITALQMERVSDAAMRELDDEALGWFSRALPWGSYGLLARASITAPHLGLAMARWCRHHGLLTQDVRLELAVQGDVARLALHEARDLGVLREFCHVSLLRNALGVACWLVDSRIPLLDAAFAFDAPPHADAFAVLFSAPARFGAPRTCICFDARYLALPLRRDEAALQTMLERALPLTVLQYRRDRLLLARVRQILRSDPQAAHSAEDLATRLNLSTRTLHRQLKDEGASLQALKDTVRRDLATDLLQRSQRPIKQVALAAGFQNEKSFMRAFKGWTGMTPGEWRERQP comes from the coding sequence ATGGGCCCTGCGCCCGCGACTGTGCGTGCCGAAACCCCGGCGGCCTTCGTCCGCGCCATCGCACACGCCTACGCGCTGCGCGGCCTGGATCCGGCACAGGCCCTGGCCCAGGCGCAGATTGCGCCCGCCCTGCTGGCACGCCCGGACGGGCGCATCACCGCCCTGCAGATGGAGCGTGTCTCCGACGCTGCGATGCGCGAACTGGACGACGAAGCCCTGGGCTGGTTCAGCCGCGCCCTGCCCTGGGGAAGCTATGGGCTCCTGGCACGCGCCTCCATCACCGCGCCGCATCTGGGACTGGCCATGGCGCGCTGGTGCCGCCACCATGGCCTGCTGACGCAGGATGTGCGCCTGGAATTGGCAGTGCAGGGCGATGTGGCCCGCCTCGCCCTGCACGAGGCACGCGACTTGGGCGTGCTGCGCGAGTTCTGCCATGTCTCGCTGCTGCGCAACGCCCTGGGCGTGGCCTGCTGGCTGGTGGATTCGCGCATTCCGCTGCTGGACGCCGCCTTCGCCTTTGACGCCCCGCCCCATGCCGACGCCTTCGCCGTGCTCTTCAGCGCCCCGGCGCGCTTCGGGGCGCCGCGCACCTGCATCTGCTTCGACGCCCGCTACCTCGCACTGCCCCTGCGCCGCGACGAGGCCGCGCTGCAGACCATGCTGGAGCGCGCCCTGCCCCTCACGGTGCTGCAGTACCGCCGCGACCGGCTGCTGCTGGCGCGCGTGCGCCAGATACTGCGCAGCGACCCGCAAGCCGCCCACAGCGCGGAGGATCTGGCGACCCGGCTGAACCTGTCCACCCGCACCCTGCACCGGCAGCTGAAGGACGAAGGCGCTTCGCTCCAAGCTCTCAAGGACACGGTGCGCCGCGACCTGGCCACCGACCTGCTGCAACGCAGCCAGCGCCCGATCAAACAGGTGGCGCTGGCGGCGGGGTTTCAGAACGAGAAGAGTTTTATGCGGGCGTTCAAGGGGTGGACGGGGATGACGCCGGGCGAGTGGAGGGAAAGGCAGCCCTGA